A window from Myxococcus fulvus encodes these proteins:
- a CDS encoding penicillin-binding protein 1A: MTLAPVMPTPPEAPQPSTPPTAPESPRPGLGARLWKWTKRLFITGVVGLVLVLLVCVGAYVYYSQDLPSVDALRTYELPQVTKVTCADGQVCAEYAYEKRTVVRVQDLPPHVRDAFLAAEDADFYKHVGLDPFGILRAAIKNLIPGSRKSGASTITQQVVKNLLLSPERKLSRKIREWILTPRVEEALTKDQILSLYINQSYYGQRRYGVEEAALYYFGKRAKDLSVGEAAVLAGTVQIPHRINPVTNMTRAKSRQRYVLGQMAAQGFVPRKVVDEELEKPIVLAPRPEQAVGPYYAEEIRRTLIERYGEHAVMQGGLRVDIAMVPKLQVAAEQAVRDGLEAVDRRQGYRGPKGTLEDAQWTRLRALVLTRIEEAGRRQKDQGYVADLEPLARVTASGEPPKEVATAEADVDGAEEQRPELTPEDEAPASEEELLVRAVRLKPLEEGLRLTGYVTELDEKRNVARVDLVGRTAEVAFPGVSWARQKGKGAPKKIGDVFEKGQLVFVRVLKAPPAPAFVEATLDQVPVVQGGLVVIRPDNRNVVALVGGYDAERSSFNRATQARRQPGSSFKPFLYAAALASGRYTPLSQVNDAPETIRDPYTGKAWRPQNYDRQFEGPMTLRQALTKSKNTVSVRLIEALTPPTVIDFARRAGIRSAMPENLTLALGTGEVTMLEAVNAYATLQANGKLAEPLMLLRVRDSRGKLLEDHQPAFEETLPPAVAYLTTSLMRSVVEEGTAKAVRELNRPAAGKTGTTQESKDTWFSGYTADWVASAWVGFDDNSPLGGSETGGRAALPIWLQFMRVAHEGLPAREFEVPPGVLQVRIDPATGLLAGSSVPGRLEPFLEGTQPTAEAPPPGQVTTDEFFLDDGRKGL; this comes from the coding sequence ATGACCCTGGCCCCTGTGATGCCCACTCCGCCCGAAGCCCCGCAGCCCTCCACGCCGCCGACCGCGCCCGAATCGCCCCGCCCCGGGCTGGGGGCGCGCCTCTGGAAGTGGACGAAGCGGCTCTTCATCACCGGCGTGGTGGGGCTCGTCCTCGTCCTGCTCGTGTGCGTGGGCGCGTACGTCTACTACAGCCAGGACCTGCCCTCGGTGGACGCGCTGCGCACGTACGAGCTGCCGCAAGTCACCAAGGTGACGTGCGCGGACGGCCAGGTGTGCGCCGAGTACGCCTACGAGAAGCGCACCGTGGTGCGCGTGCAGGATTTGCCTCCGCACGTGCGCGACGCGTTCCTCGCCGCCGAGGACGCGGACTTCTACAAGCACGTGGGCCTGGACCCGTTCGGCATCCTCCGCGCGGCCATCAAGAACCTCATCCCCGGCAGCCGCAAGTCCGGCGCGTCCACCATCACCCAGCAGGTGGTGAAGAACCTGCTGCTGTCCCCCGAGCGCAAGCTGTCGCGCAAGATTCGCGAGTGGATCCTCACCCCGCGCGTCGAGGAGGCGCTCACCAAGGACCAGATCCTCAGCCTCTACATCAACCAGTCCTACTACGGGCAGCGCCGCTACGGCGTGGAGGAGGCGGCGCTCTATTATTTTGGCAAGCGCGCCAAGGATTTGAGCGTGGGTGAGGCGGCGGTGCTCGCGGGCACGGTGCAGATTCCCCACCGCATCAACCCGGTGACGAACATGACGCGGGCGAAGTCGCGCCAGCGCTATGTGCTGGGGCAGATGGCCGCGCAGGGCTTCGTGCCGCGCAAGGTGGTGGACGAGGAGCTGGAGAAGCCCATCGTCCTGGCGCCGCGTCCGGAGCAGGCCGTGGGCCCGTACTACGCGGAGGAGATTCGCCGCACGCTCATCGAGCGCTACGGCGAGCACGCGGTGATGCAGGGCGGCCTGCGGGTGGACATCGCCATGGTGCCCAAGCTCCAGGTCGCCGCCGAGCAGGCGGTGCGCGATGGACTGGAGGCGGTGGACCGTCGCCAGGGCTATCGCGGTCCCAAGGGCACGCTGGAGGACGCGCAGTGGACGCGGCTGCGGGCCCTGGTGCTCACGCGCATCGAGGAGGCCGGACGTCGACAGAAGGACCAGGGCTATGTCGCGGACCTGGAGCCCCTGGCGCGCGTCACCGCGTCGGGAGAGCCGCCCAAGGAGGTGGCCACCGCGGAGGCGGACGTGGACGGCGCGGAGGAGCAGCGGCCGGAGCTGACGCCCGAGGACGAGGCGCCTGCGTCCGAGGAGGAGCTGCTGGTGCGCGCGGTGCGCCTGAAGCCGCTGGAGGAGGGGCTGCGGCTGACGGGCTACGTGACGGAGCTGGACGAGAAGCGCAACGTGGCGCGCGTGGACCTGGTGGGCCGCACCGCGGAGGTGGCCTTCCCGGGCGTGAGCTGGGCCCGGCAGAAGGGCAAGGGCGCGCCGAAGAAGATTGGCGACGTGTTCGAGAAGGGGCAGCTGGTCTTCGTGCGCGTGCTGAAGGCCCCGCCCGCTCCGGCCTTCGTGGAGGCGACGCTGGACCAGGTGCCCGTGGTGCAGGGCGGCCTCGTGGTCATCCGCCCGGACAACCGCAACGTCGTCGCGCTGGTGGGTGGGTATGACGCGGAGCGCTCGTCGTTCAACCGCGCCACGCAGGCCCGACGTCAGCCGGGCTCGTCCTTCAAGCCCTTCCTGTACGCCGCGGCGCTGGCGAGCGGGCGCTACACGCCGCTGTCCCAGGTCAACGACGCCCCCGAGACCATCCGCGACCCGTACACGGGCAAGGCGTGGAGGCCGCAGAACTATGACCGTCAGTTCGAGGGGCCGATGACGCTGCGCCAGGCGCTCACGAAGTCGAAGAACACGGTGTCGGTGCGGCTCATCGAGGCGCTCACCCCGCCCACCGTCATCGACTTCGCGCGCCGGGCGGGCATCCGCTCCGCGATGCCGGAGAACCTCACGCTGGCGCTGGGCACCGGCGAGGTGACGATGCTGGAGGCGGTGAACGCGTACGCCACGCTCCAGGCCAACGGGAAGCTGGCCGAGCCGCTCATGCTGCTGCGCGTGCGGGACTCTCGCGGCAAGCTGCTGGAGGACCACCAGCCCGCGTTCGAGGAGACGCTGCCGCCGGCCGTCGCGTACCTCACCACGTCGCTGATGCGCAGCGTGGTGGAGGAAGGCACGGCCAAGGCGGTGCGCGAGCTCAACCGTCCGGCCGCGGGCAAGACGGGCACCACGCAGGAGAGCAAGGACACGTGGTTCTCCGGCTACACGGCGGACTGGGTGGCCAGCGCGTGGGTGGGCTTCGACGACAACTCGCCGCTGGGTGGCAGTGAGACGGGTGGACGCGCCGCGCTGCCCATCTGGTTGCAGTTCATGCGCGTGGCGCACGAGGGGCTTCCCGCCCGCGAGTTCGAGGTGCCTCCCGGAGTGCTCCAGGTTCGCATCGACCCCGCGACGGGGCTGCTGGCCGGCTCGTCCGTGCCGGGGCGACTGGAGCCGTTCCTCGAGGGGACGCAGCCCACCGCCGAGGCACCACCGCCCGGGCAGGTGACGACGGATGAGTTCTTCCTCGACGATGGCAGGAAGGGTCTGTGA
- a CDS encoding alpha/beta hydrolase: MTRRWLAYVGLCLFVAGCSVRRLPPIALEPVPPHALYLLSSSVLGEERRISVYLPPGYDTAKDARFPVLYMPDGGLQEDFPHVASAVDAAIRAGEMRPLIVVGIENTVRKRDMTGPSEVAADRELVPGSGGSAAFRAFIRDELIPDISRRYRVTGERAVIGESLAGLFLLETFFLQPEMFDTYLVLSPSLWWNGEALVKQAGAHLASRPALRARLYVASANEAEDIVPAVARLNDILQASAPAGLTWEVEPRPDLRHDNIYRSSAPALLRKWLPPVNTAGDAR, encoded by the coding sequence ATGACGCGACGATGGCTGGCGTATGTGGGGCTGTGTCTCTTCGTGGCGGGGTGCTCCGTGCGCCGGCTGCCACCCATCGCCCTGGAGCCCGTGCCGCCGCATGCGCTCTATCTGCTCTCCTCCTCGGTGCTGGGGGAGGAGCGGCGCATCTCCGTCTACCTGCCGCCTGGCTACGACACGGCGAAGGACGCTCGCTTCCCGGTGCTCTACATGCCCGACGGTGGGCTCCAGGAGGACTTCCCGCACGTGGCCTCCGCGGTGGATGCCGCCATCCGCGCGGGAGAGATGCGGCCGCTCATCGTCGTGGGCATCGAGAACACGGTCCGCAAGCGCGACATGACGGGGCCCAGCGAGGTGGCCGCGGACCGGGAGCTGGTCCCCGGCTCGGGAGGCTCGGCCGCGTTCCGCGCGTTCATCCGCGACGAGCTGATTCCCGATATCTCCCGACGCTACCGCGTGACAGGGGAGCGGGCCGTCATCGGTGAGTCGCTCGCGGGCCTGTTCCTCCTGGAGACCTTCTTCCTCCAGCCGGAGATGTTCGACACGTACCTGGTGTTGAGCCCGAGCCTCTGGTGGAACGGCGAGGCGCTGGTGAAGCAGGCCGGGGCGCACCTCGCCTCCCGTCCGGCGCTGCGCGCGCGGCTGTATGTCGCGTCCGCCAATGAGGCGGAGGACATCGTCCCCGCGGTGGCGCGGCTGAACGACATCCTCCAGGCGAGCGCGCCCGCCGGGCTGACGTGGGAGGTGGAGCCCCGGCCGGACCTGCGTCACGACAACATCTACCGCTCCTCCGCGCCCGCCTTGCTGCGCAAGTGGCTGCCTCCGGTGAACACCGCCGGGGACGCGCGGTAG
- a CDS encoding alpha/beta hydrolase: MSTKKSPSRSPREPLLRGLVGMCLGLVACGAPRSVAPAGEATTAAPIAHVSTDGRVHSRPGPVSGASAAVGEQPLGLGGARDGLVYVPRSYRPEQPAPLMLLLHGAKGNARQMLEALAPVAESEGFLLVIPESRGVTWDHKLATGGADLDFIDRALAQVFSRYAVAPERVSVSGFSDGASYALSLGILNGDVFSRIVAFAPGFVDAAEPRGVPRVFIAHGIGDKAIPVEEGRRIGAELRSAGFDVRFHEFTGGHSIPADVAQAAAKWLREPNPPADSPASGAVP; the protein is encoded by the coding sequence ATGTCGACGAAGAAGTCTCCAAGCCGCTCGCCGCGGGAGCCCCTGCTTCGCGGGCTCGTGGGGATGTGCCTGGGGCTCGTGGCTTGTGGTGCTCCCCGGAGCGTGGCGCCAGCGGGTGAGGCCACGACGGCGGCGCCCATCGCCCACGTGTCCACGGATGGGCGGGTGCACTCGCGTCCGGGCCCGGTGTCGGGCGCGTCAGCGGCGGTGGGCGAGCAACCACTGGGGCTGGGAGGCGCGCGGGACGGGCTCGTGTACGTGCCTCGCTCCTATCGTCCGGAGCAGCCCGCGCCGCTGATGCTGTTGCTGCACGGCGCGAAGGGGAACGCGCGGCAGATGCTGGAGGCGCTGGCACCCGTCGCCGAGTCGGAGGGCTTCCTCCTGGTGATTCCGGAGTCGCGCGGCGTGACGTGGGACCACAAGCTGGCCACCGGCGGCGCTGACCTGGACTTCATCGACCGCGCGCTCGCGCAGGTCTTCTCCCGCTACGCCGTGGCACCCGAGCGCGTCAGCGTCTCCGGGTTCTCGGATGGCGCGTCCTATGCGTTGTCGCTGGGCATCCTGAACGGGGACGTGTTCTCCCGCATCGTGGCCTTCGCGCCGGGCTTCGTGGACGCGGCGGAGCCTCGCGGTGTGCCGCGCGTGTTCATCGCACACGGGATCGGGGACAAGGCCATCCCCGTGGAGGAGGGGCGCCGTATCGGCGCGGAGCTGCGCTCGGCGGGCTTCGATGTGCGGTTCCACGAGTTCACCGGCGGCCACTCGATTCCGGCCGACGTCGCGCAGGCCGCCGCGAAGTGGCTTCGTGAACCGAATCCACCCGCGGACAGCCCCGCGTCAGGGGCAGTGCCCTAG
- a CDS encoding peptide ABC transporter substrate-binding protein codes for MTPRLALAGLILLGASPSLAAGRTRYGGEVRMAHAGPPEVGEPSLADTPLEATLLGLLSRPVCSVTPEGEAHPALARELSRPTPQVSRLTLPNAATAGALARAWMRLSSTEGASPYRALLYPLRGEGRQVNASGATLELALSFPWPDLERALCHPALAAPVSGTPAGPFSSAGRGALDAQTGWPRGRPYLDRLLLTATDERGLARMWSSRQVQVELGVSSESDTVSGAMLYATYLAFSPRRLPSDFRQAVESSIDREDLTRLFVHGPAVPMPHLLPPALMPQGPRARPTAPPSGPSRKVTLIYDTALEDQRAVAERIQVKLHERGYTVALEPLSRAALRARWAKGDFELMLHALMLPPAPGPALAVVLDAGGRKDLLGVELPAIGALTDMAARDARARERALALAATLPLLPLYAQGLGVRAMPEVGGLVMDTQGLPTLDGAFLLPAEGAAVGGRP; via the coding sequence ATGACGCCGCGTCTCGCCCTCGCCGGCCTCATCCTCCTCGGCGCCTCGCCCTCGCTCGCGGCGGGGCGGACGCGTTATGGCGGAGAGGTGCGCATGGCCCACGCGGGGCCTCCCGAGGTCGGAGAGCCCTCGCTCGCGGACACACCGCTGGAGGCCACGTTGCTGGGCCTGCTGTCGCGCCCCGTGTGCTCGGTGACACCGGAGGGCGAGGCCCATCCCGCGCTCGCCCGGGAGCTGTCGCGTCCCACGCCTCAAGTCTCGCGACTGACGCTGCCCAACGCCGCCACGGCTGGAGCGCTGGCTCGCGCGTGGATGCGGCTGTCCAGCACGGAGGGCGCCTCGCCGTACCGTGCGCTGCTCTATCCCCTGCGCGGCGAGGGGCGACAGGTCAACGCGAGCGGCGCCACGCTGGAGCTCGCGCTCTCGTTCCCCTGGCCCGACCTGGAGCGCGCCCTGTGTCATCCCGCGCTGGCCGCGCCTGTGTCCGGGACTCCCGCGGGGCCGTTCTCCTCGGCGGGTCGAGGCGCGCTCGATGCGCAGACCGGCTGGCCTCGTGGGAGGCCGTACCTGGACCGGTTGCTGCTGACGGCCACGGATGAACGGGGGCTGGCTCGCATGTGGTCCTCGCGACAGGTCCAGGTGGAGCTGGGCGTCTCGTCCGAGTCGGACACCGTGTCGGGCGCGATGCTGTACGCCACGTACCTGGCGTTCTCGCCCCGTCGGCTCCCCTCCGACTTCCGCCAGGCGGTGGAGAGCTCCATCGACCGGGAGGACCTCACGCGGCTGTTCGTACATGGCCCCGCGGTGCCCATGCCACACCTGCTGCCTCCCGCGCTGATGCCTCAAGGTCCGCGGGCGCGGCCCACGGCGCCTCCGTCGGGCCCGTCTCGCAAGGTGACGCTCATCTACGACACGGCGCTCGAGGACCAGCGCGCGGTGGCCGAGCGCATCCAGGTGAAGCTGCATGAGCGGGGCTACACCGTGGCGCTGGAGCCCTTGTCGCGAGCGGCGCTGCGCGCGCGGTGGGCCAAGGGCGACTTCGAGCTGATGCTTCACGCGCTGATGCTGCCGCCCGCGCCGGGCCCCGCGCTGGCCGTGGTGTTGGACGCCGGAGGACGCAAGGACCTGCTCGGAGTGGAGCTGCCCGCCATCGGCGCCCTGACGGACATGGCGGCGCGCGACGCGAGGGCCCGTGAGCGAGCGTTGGCGCTGGCCGCGACGCTGCCCCTGTTGCCGCTGTATGCGCAGGGCCTGGGCGTGCGCGCCATGCCGGAGGTCGGCGGGCTGGTGATGGACACGCAGGGCCTGCCCACGCTCGACGGGGCGTTCCTGCTGCCCGCCGAGGGCGCCGCGGTGGGAGGGCGCCCGTGA
- the xth gene encoding exodeoxyribonuclease III, producing MKIATWNVNSVRARQERLLEWLKSAQPDVVCLQELKCTEADFPLEAVRDAGYHAALHGQKTYNGVAILAKEEPRDVVKGLSDGVDDTHARLIAATVKGIRVVSAYAPNGQSVDSPQYEYKLEWYGRLRRYLDTRHKPDEPLVLGGDWNVAPEDIDTYDPKLWEGQTLFTLKERDALQRLRAFGLTDAYRKLHPDTQRFSWWDYRNLGFPKNLGLRIDHLYVSAPLVPRLTGADTDRDARKGKQPSDHAPVWLELQD from the coding sequence ATGAAAATCGCGACCTGGAACGTGAACTCGGTACGGGCCCGGCAGGAGCGCCTGCTCGAGTGGCTGAAGAGCGCGCAGCCGGACGTGGTGTGCTTGCAGGAGCTCAAGTGCACCGAGGCGGACTTCCCGCTGGAGGCGGTGCGCGACGCCGGCTACCACGCGGCCCTCCACGGGCAGAAGACCTACAACGGCGTGGCCATCCTGGCGAAGGAGGAGCCGCGCGACGTGGTGAAGGGGCTGTCGGACGGCGTGGACGACACGCACGCGCGCCTCATCGCCGCGACGGTGAAGGGCATCCGCGTGGTGAGCGCGTACGCGCCCAACGGGCAGTCGGTGGACTCGCCCCAGTACGAGTACAAGCTCGAGTGGTATGGCCGGCTGCGCCGCTACCTGGACACGCGCCACAAGCCGGACGAGCCGCTGGTGCTCGGCGGTGACTGGAACGTCGCGCCCGAGGACATCGACACCTACGACCCGAAGCTGTGGGAAGGGCAGACGCTCTTCACGCTCAAGGAGCGCGACGCGCTCCAGCGCCTGCGCGCCTTCGGCCTGACGGACGCGTACCGCAAGCTGCACCCCGACACGCAGCGCTTCTCGTGGTGGGACTACCGCAACCTCGGCTTCCCGAAGAACCTGGGCCTGCGCATCGACCACCTCTACGTGTCGGCGCCGCTGGTGCCCCGGCTGACGGGCGCGGACACGGACCGCGACGCGCGCAAGGGCAAGCAGCCCTCGGACCACGCGCCGGTGTGGCTGGAGCTCCAGGATTGA
- a CDS encoding tetratricopeptide repeat protein, protein MSPRTKKTSRRTLGFTLPPTLKKALVPSCLAALGLAAWTDVPLPATLRPWLALAEQHARTRDAGIVVDLAPTFAEAPLPIPATLPAATELPSTPAPRAALEDALALPHEHTRRVDHLGRARALRELGDVSGALTEVRRALHDEPSDTEALTMAARLARLQGQSELALAAYARLGSLMPEEAGALIQQARLLVSLGHHAEAVRVGEEAVVRAPEDAEGYQVLGRAHLASGELSPAILRFQQAVHLEPEHGYALNNLGFAYLRAGEDAKAAEVLARAAELLPHVAYVHNNLGVAWERLGRKEEARGAYAQATRLSPRYVQARVNADRMNRVARADPAPSDTRTPEALSPLPELH, encoded by the coding sequence ATGAGCCCGAGGACGAAGAAGACCTCCCGCCGCACCCTGGGTTTCACCCTGCCGCCCACGCTCAAGAAGGCCCTGGTGCCTTCCTGCCTCGCCGCCCTGGGCCTGGCCGCGTGGACCGACGTCCCCCTGCCCGCCACGCTGCGACCGTGGCTGGCCCTGGCCGAGCAGCACGCGCGCACCCGCGACGCGGGCATCGTCGTGGACCTCGCGCCGACGTTCGCCGAAGCGCCCCTGCCCATCCCGGCCACCCTCCCGGCCGCCACGGAGCTCCCGTCCACCCCCGCGCCGCGCGCCGCGCTCGAGGACGCCCTGGCCCTGCCGCATGAGCACACCCGACGCGTGGACCACCTGGGCCGCGCCCGCGCCCTGAGGGAGCTGGGGGATGTGTCCGGCGCGCTCACCGAGGTGCGCCGCGCCCTGCACGACGAGCCGTCCGACACGGAGGCGCTGACGATGGCGGCCCGACTGGCGCGGCTGCAGGGCCAGTCGGAGCTGGCGCTCGCGGCCTACGCGCGGCTGGGGAGCCTGATGCCCGAGGAGGCCGGCGCGCTCATCCAGCAGGCCCGCCTGCTGGTGTCCCTGGGCCATCACGCGGAGGCGGTGCGCGTGGGCGAGGAGGCGGTGGTGCGCGCGCCGGAGGACGCGGAGGGCTACCAGGTGCTCGGCCGGGCCCATCTGGCCTCGGGCGAGCTGTCGCCCGCCATCCTCCGCTTCCAGCAGGCGGTGCACCTGGAGCCGGAGCACGGCTACGCGCTCAACAACCTGGGCTTCGCCTACCTGCGCGCGGGCGAGGACGCGAAGGCCGCGGAGGTGCTCGCGCGAGCGGCGGAGCTGCTGCCCCACGTCGCGTACGTGCACAACAATCTGGGCGTGGCCTGGGAGCGGCTGGGCCGCAAGGAGGAGGCCCGGGGCGCGTATGCCCAGGCCACCCGGCTGTCGCCCCGCTACGTCCAGGCGCGCGTCAACGCGGACCGGATGAACCGGGTCGCCCGGGCGGACCCGGCCCCGAGCGACACCCGGACGCCGGAAGCCCTTTCACCCCTGCCCGAGCTGCATTAG
- a CDS encoding threonine synthase translates to MSVLRLDCTKCDRTYAPGAVLNLCTSCSAPLFARYDLERAAKTLRREALATRERSMWRYHEVMPVADPAWRLSLGEGWTPLLPTPRLSARLGMKHVWVKDESGNPTGSFKARGLSAAVSMAKVLGAKAVCLPSAGNAGSALAAYAARGGLQAHVFVPRDIASLFLLETRAYGAHVETVDGLITDAGKVCAGLAREHGWYECATLKEPYRVEGKKTMGYEVAEQLGWTLPDVILYPTGGGTGLIGMWKAFEEMEAMGLIGSKRPRMVAVQADGCAPIVKAHEEGKPDAPMWQGATTHAHGLRVPKALGDFLILRAVKESGGTAVSVTEAEIVQGTKDLASAEGIFAAPEGGACVAALRKLHASGQVTPEESVVVFNTGTGFKYVENMAPLW, encoded by the coding sequence ATGTCCGTCCTCCGACTCGATTGTACGAAGTGCGACCGGACGTATGCGCCGGGCGCCGTGCTGAACCTGTGCACCTCCTGCAGCGCGCCGCTGTTCGCGCGCTATGACCTGGAGCGCGCGGCGAAGACGCTGCGCCGCGAGGCCCTGGCGACGCGGGAGCGCTCCATGTGGCGCTACCACGAGGTGATGCCCGTGGCGGACCCCGCCTGGCGGCTCAGCCTGGGCGAGGGCTGGACGCCGCTGCTTCCAACGCCCCGGCTGTCGGCGCGGCTGGGGATGAAGCACGTCTGGGTGAAGGACGAGAGCGGCAACCCCACCGGCTCGTTCAAGGCGCGGGGCCTGTCGGCGGCGGTGTCGATGGCGAAGGTGCTGGGGGCGAAGGCGGTGTGTCTGCCCTCGGCGGGCAACGCCGGGAGCGCGCTGGCGGCATACGCGGCGCGCGGTGGATTGCAGGCGCATGTCTTCGTGCCTCGCGACATCGCGAGCCTCTTCCTCCTGGAGACGCGGGCCTATGGCGCGCACGTCGAGACGGTGGATGGGCTCATCACGGACGCGGGGAAGGTGTGCGCGGGCCTGGCGCGCGAGCATGGTTGGTACGAGTGCGCCACGCTGAAGGAGCCCTACCGCGTGGAGGGTAAGAAGACGATGGGCTACGAGGTCGCGGAGCAGCTCGGCTGGACGCTGCCCGACGTCATCCTCTACCCGACGGGTGGTGGCACCGGGCTCATCGGCATGTGGAAGGCGTTCGAGGAGATGGAGGCGATGGGCCTCATCGGCTCGAAGCGGCCGAGGATGGTGGCGGTGCAGGCGGACGGCTGCGCGCCCATCGTGAAGGCCCACGAGGAGGGCAAGCCCGATGCGCCGATGTGGCAGGGCGCGACGACGCATGCGCATGGGCTGCGCGTGCCCAAGGCGCTGGGGGACTTCCTCATCCTGCGCGCGGTGAAGGAGAGCGGGGGGACGGCGGTCTCCGTCACGGAGGCCGAAATCGTCCAGGGGACGAAGGACCTGGCCTCGGCCGAGGGAATCTTCGCGGCGCCCGAAGGTGGTGCCTGTGTGGCCGCGCTGCGCAAGCTCCATGCGTCCGGGCAGGTGACTCCCGAGGAGTCCGTGGTGGTCTTCAACACGGGCACGGGCTTCAAGTACGTGGAGAACATGGCGCCGCTCTGGTGA
- a CDS encoding ATP-binding protein → MRLRTRLALAFALLALVPLAVVVLPTLSRLRDTLSRELDARMEAATLSAKESLERSAATARRAVEELVESPAMEDLAREARERPTRAIQAGTAEALMKTRGLTVLALFDRGGTVLSSGHLPARRGDPDPVLFAVTRESSPKPVPVRVEVRTSSGLRQMPALVTARPIDYGDLRLWAVGGVLLDDSLAQHLARLTQAQVTLVSGGNELARAGTALPPTVARELPLGDTATVRLVFSRAAAREAEEGVMRAFVLLAGLGGAFAVLLGLLVSRWMTRPVEALTEGARRVAEGALDVQVTADATGEVGELVRTFNHMTSELKATTERLVASERIAAWQEVARRLAHEIKNPLTPIRMSLETLLAAQEARHPRFPELFKESAGVVLEEVDRLRRIVDEFSRFARMPKPQLAPVDLSELAQSVLALYATPPEGIQILPALQTGVVARVDRDMLTQVLVNLVKNAEEAMAGKGGNLRVRVKGTDTDALIEVEDSGPGIPLEHRARIFEPYFTTKDGGTGLGLAIAARILQEHGGKLEVGGEPGQGARFSVVLPRAEGISTASVR, encoded by the coding sequence TTGAGACTGAGGACCCGACTGGCGCTCGCCTTCGCGCTGCTCGCGTTGGTTCCTCTCGCGGTGGTCGTCCTGCCCACGCTGTCGCGACTGCGTGACACGCTCTCGCGCGAGCTGGATGCCCGCATGGAGGCGGCCACCCTCAGCGCGAAGGAGTCGCTGGAGCGCTCCGCCGCCACGGCCCGCCGCGCGGTGGAGGAGCTGGTCGAGAGCCCCGCCATGGAGGACCTGGCCCGCGAGGCCCGCGAGCGCCCCACCCGCGCCATCCAGGCCGGCACGGCGGAAGCGCTGATGAAGACGCGCGGCCTGACGGTGCTCGCGCTCTTCGACCGAGGGGGCACGGTGCTCTCCTCGGGCCACCTGCCCGCGCGGCGCGGAGACCCCGACCCCGTCCTCTTCGCCGTCACCCGCGAGTCGTCCCCCAAGCCCGTCCCCGTCCGCGTGGAGGTGCGCACGTCGTCGGGGCTCCGGCAGATGCCCGCGCTCGTCACCGCGCGGCCCATCGACTACGGAGACCTGCGCCTGTGGGCCGTGGGCGGCGTGCTGCTCGATGACAGCCTGGCGCAGCACCTGGCGCGACTGACGCAGGCGCAGGTGACGCTGGTCTCGGGAGGGAACGAGCTGGCGCGCGCCGGCACCGCGCTGCCGCCCACGGTGGCTCGGGAGCTGCCGCTGGGAGACACGGCCACGGTGCGGCTGGTCTTCAGTCGCGCCGCCGCGCGCGAGGCCGAGGAAGGCGTCATGCGCGCGTTCGTCCTGCTCGCGGGGCTGGGCGGTGCGTTCGCGGTGCTCCTGGGACTGCTCGTGTCCCGGTGGATGACGAGGCCCGTGGAGGCACTCACCGAAGGCGCCCGCCGCGTGGCCGAGGGCGCGCTGGACGTGCAGGTGACAGCGGATGCCACGGGCGAGGTGGGAGAGCTGGTCCGGACGTTCAACCACATGACGTCCGAGCTGAAGGCCACCACGGAGCGACTGGTCGCGAGTGAGCGCATCGCCGCGTGGCAGGAAGTGGCGCGGCGGCTCGCGCATGAAATCAAGAACCCGCTCACGCCCATCCGCATGTCGCTGGAGACGCTGCTCGCCGCGCAGGAGGCGCGCCACCCGCGCTTTCCGGAGCTCTTCAAGGAGAGCGCGGGGGTGGTGCTGGAGGAGGTGGACCGACTGCGCCGCATCGTCGACGAGTTCAGCCGGTTCGCGCGGATGCCCAAGCCGCAGCTCGCGCCGGTGGACCTGTCCGAGCTGGCGCAGAGCGTGCTCGCGCTCTACGCCACGCCGCCCGAGGGCATCCAGATTCTTCCCGCCCTGCAGACGGGCGTGGTGGCGCGGGTGGACCGGGACATGCTGACGCAGGTGCTGGTCAACCTGGTGAAGAACGCCGAGGAGGCCATGGCCGGCAAGGGCGGCAACCTGCGCGTGCGCGTGAAGGGCACGGACACCGACGCGCTCATCGAGGTCGAGGACAGCGGGCCGGGCATCCCCCTGGAGCACCGGGCCCGCATCTTCGAGCCGTACTTCACCACGAAGGACGGAGGCACCGGGCTCGGGCTCGCCATCGCGGCGCGCATCCTCCAGGAGCACGGCGGCAAGCTCGAGGTCGGCGGAGAGCCGGGACAAGGCGCGCGCTTCAGCGTCGTGCTCCCCCGCGCCGAGGGCATCAGCACCGCCAGCGTCCGGTAG